One Xenopus tropicalis strain Nigerian chromosome 8, UCB_Xtro_10.0, whole genome shotgun sequence genomic window carries:
- the gnpnat1 gene encoding glucosamine 6-phosphate N-acetyltransferase, with translation MVPDETPLFDTRLLEELDWSQNMVSFHPAISPVSPGDGLILRPLCTADYTRGFYQVLGQLTKVGDVSSEQFIKKFDHMKRSGDYFVIVVEDLNLGKIVATATLIVEHKFIHGCAKRGRIEEVVVSDECRGKQLGKLLLSVLTLLSKKLDCYKVTLECKPKNVAFYEKFGYVASDETYMQSRFCD, from the exons ATGGTACCCGATGAAACGCCTCTGTTTGATACTCGTCTTCTGGAGGAACTTGATTGGAGCCAAAATATGGTGTCATTTCATCCTGCCATTTCTCCTGTGAGTCCTGGGGATGGACTAATTCTTCGGCCTCTTTGTACAGCTGATTATACTAGAG GGTTTTACCAGGTACTCGGCCAACTGACAAAAGTAGGGGATGTTTCTTCAGAGCAGTTCATCA aaaaatttgacCACATGAAGAGAAGCGGTGATTACTTTGTAATTGTAGTGGAAGATTTAAATCTTGGCAAGATAGTAGCTACAGCCACTCTTATCGTGGAACATAAATTTATACATGGATGTGCAAAG AGAGGGCGTATAGAAGAGGTTGTTGTCAGTGATGAATGCAGAGGAAAACAGCTTGGGAAATT GTTACTGTCTGTGCTGACGCTGTTAAGCAAGAAACTAGATTGCTATAAAGTGACTTTGGAGTGCAAGCCCAAAAATGTTGCTTTCTATGAAAAATTTGGTTACGTTGCATCTGATGAAACCTACATGCAGAGCAGATTCTgtgactaa